The following proteins are co-located in the Maridesulfovibrio sp. genome:
- a CDS encoding ferredoxin, with amino-acid sequence MGRTVAIDIDACIGCEACVEECPDVFAMGPGDLAQVTNPDGADEECIESAMDMCPVNCIIWED; translated from the coding sequence ATGGGTCGTACTGTAGCTATTGATATTGATGCTTGTATCGGATGTGAAGCTTGTGTTGAAGAATGCCCTGATGTTTTTGCAATGGGCCCCGGAGATCTTGCTCAGGTTACTAATCCCGACGGAGCTGATGAAGAGTGCATTGAGTCGGCAATGGATATGTGTCCTGTAAACTGTATTATTTGGGAAGATTAA
- a CDS encoding 4Fe-4S binding protein, with translation MKVLRKMISIDEELCDGCGQCVPGCEEGALQIIDGKARLVAEKYCDGLGACLGECPTGALKVIEVEADDFDPEAVKELLTEQGRAVPNHMPDPKSLHLNGPKAKPASGGCGCAGSRIEAFAPAASPCQQANVPTEAEAGPSQLTHWPIQIRLVPADAPFLKGADLLLTADCVAVSLPGYHERFLPGKKVLMGCPKFDDVQLYVQRLSEIFSVSGIKSITVLEMEVPCCSNFSRIVAAALKQAGADIPAEKIIVKRTGEIKAKTTLDQPVPL, from the coding sequence ATGAAAGTATTACGTAAGATGATTAGTATAGATGAAGAGTTGTGTGACGGTTGCGGTCAGTGTGTACCGGGCTGTGAAGAAGGCGCATTGCAGATTATTGACGGCAAGGCCAGGCTTGTTGCTGAGAAGTACTGTGACGGCTTGGGTGCCTGTCTGGGTGAATGTCCCACAGGTGCTCTGAAGGTCATTGAAGTGGAAGCCGACGACTTTGATCCTGAAGCAGTTAAGGAACTGCTGACTGAACAGGGCCGTGCGGTTCCCAATCACATGCCTGATCCCAAGAGCCTGCATCTGAATGGTCCCAAGGCCAAGCCTGCTTCCGGCGGTTGCGGCTGTGCCGGGTCTAGGATTGAGGCTTTTGCTCCGGCAGCTTCTCCTTGCCAGCAGGCCAATGTGCCGACTGAAGCAGAGGCCGGACCTTCGCAACTGACCCACTGGCCGATCCAGATTCGTCTGGTGCCTGCTGATGCTCCGTTCCTTAAGGGTGCTGACCTGTTGCTGACTGCGGATTGTGTTGCCGTTTCACTTCCGGGGTATCATGAAAGATTTCTGCCCGGTAAGAAGGTGCTTATGGGCTGCCCGAAGTTTGATGATGTGCAGCTTTACGTACAGCGTCTGTCCGAAATTTTCAGCGTGAGCGGTATCAAGTCCATCACCGTGCTGGAAATGGAGGTTCCCTGCTGTTCCAATTTCAGCAGAATTGTGGCTGCAGCTCTCAAGCAGGCCGGGGCAGATATCCCGGCAGAAAAGATTATTGTAAAGCGTACCGGTGAAATCAAGGCTAAGACAACCCTTGACCAGCCTGTACCTCTCTAG
- the hcp gene encoding hydroxylamine reductase, protein MFCNQCEQTAKGQGCTVKGVCGKTDEVSAIQDLLVQVLVELGTVATAARKEGIAVSNEVNRLTAEGVFSTLTNVNFDDERFVPVIKDVAAARDELAAKVSADCGRLTKVAGTAAELSKQGEAFPVTSFDENEDLRSLKQILVYGLKGVAAYTDHAAILGQEDDELYAQIHEALSVVPQQLGMEELVGWAMKCGEMNLKAMELLDAGNTGAYGHPVPTEVPLGAKAGKAILVSGHDLKDLRQLLEQTEGTGINIYTHGEMLPCHGYPELKKFDHFYGHYGTAWQNQAKEFAQFPGAILMTTNCIQKPVESYKGNIYTTGLVGWPGVTHVTNGDFAEVIAKAQELPGFEADTDNGKVLCGFARNTVLGVADKVIEGVKAGAIKHFFLVGGCDGAKPGRNYYTDFVEQAPQDTVILTLACGKFRFFDKQLGDIGGIPRLLDIGQCNDAYSAIQIAVALANAFECGVNDLPLSLILSWYEQKAVSILLTLLHLGIKDIRLGPSLPAFVTPNVLNFLVENFNIMPISTPEEDLKVILG, encoded by the coding sequence ATGTTTTGTAACCAGTGTGAACAGACAGCGAAAGGACAGGGATGTACCGTTAAGGGTGTTTGCGGAAAGACTGATGAAGTTTCTGCGATCCAAGATCTTCTGGTACAGGTTCTCGTAGAACTCGGTACCGTTGCCACCGCAGCTCGCAAGGAAGGCATCGCGGTTTCCAACGAAGTTAACCGCCTCACCGCTGAAGGCGTGTTCTCCACCCTGACCAATGTTAACTTTGATGACGAAAGATTTGTTCCTGTCATTAAGGATGTTGCTGCTGCTCGTGACGAACTGGCTGCCAAGGTCAGTGCAGACTGTGGCAGGCTGACCAAGGTTGCAGGCACCGCTGCTGAACTGAGCAAGCAGGGCGAAGCATTCCCCGTAACTTCCTTTGATGAAAATGAAGACCTACGTTCCTTGAAGCAGATCCTTGTATACGGCCTCAAGGGTGTTGCAGCTTATACTGATCATGCTGCCATTCTTGGTCAGGAAGACGATGAACTCTACGCTCAGATTCACGAAGCTCTTTCCGTAGTTCCGCAGCAGCTCGGCATGGAAGAACTGGTCGGTTGGGCTATGAAGTGCGGTGAAATGAACCTCAAGGCCATGGAACTTCTTGATGCAGGTAACACCGGCGCTTACGGTCATCCGGTACCCACCGAAGTTCCCCTCGGTGCCAAGGCCGGTAAGGCCATCCTCGTTTCCGGTCACGATCTTAAGGATTTGCGCCAGCTTCTCGAGCAGACCGAAGGAACCGGAATCAATATTTATACCCACGGCGAAATGTTGCCCTGTCACGGTTACCCCGAGCTGAAGAAGTTTGACCATTTCTACGGTCATTACGGAACCGCATGGCAGAATCAGGCTAAAGAATTTGCACAGTTCCCCGGTGCTATCCTTATGACCACCAATTGCATCCAGAAGCCTGTTGAAAGCTACAAGGGCAATATTTACACCACCGGTCTCGTGGGCTGGCCCGGAGTTACCCACGTAACCAACGGCGATTTTGCCGAAGTTATCGCAAAGGCTCAGGAGCTTCCCGGTTTTGAAGCTGATACTGACAACGGTAAGGTCCTCTGTGGTTTCGCCCGTAACACCGTGCTCGGTGTAGCTGACAAGGTAATCGAAGGCGTGAAGGCCGGAGCAATCAAGCATTTCTTCCTCGTCGGTGGTTGCGATGGTGCCAAGCCCGGCCGTAACTACTACACAGATTTCGTAGAGCAGGCCCCGCAGGATACCGTTATCCTGACTCTCGCCTGCGGTAAGTTTCGTTTCTTCGACAAGCAGCTCGGCGACATCGGCGGTATTCCCCGCCTGCTGGATATTGGACAGTGTAACGATGCCTACTCCGCAATCCAGATCGCAGTAGCCCTTGCCAATGCATTCGAATGCGGCGTCAACGACCTGCCCCTGTCCCTGATCCTCTCTTGGTACGAGCAGAAGGCAGTATCCATTCTGCTGACCCTGCTGCACCTCGGCATCAAGGACATCCGCCTCGGACCCAGTCTCCCGGCATTCGTGACACCCAACGTGCTGAACTTCCTCGTTGAAAACTTCAACATTATGCCTATCAGCACCCCTGAAGAAGATCTCAAGGTAATTCTCGGTTAA
- a CDS encoding biotin carboxylase N-terminal domain-containing protein: protein MYKGEHKVLIANRGEIAIRIAKACLELNQNFICVYTEADSESGHVRFARDNGGENSLFCISSYRDANEIFSVADQSGASAIHPGYGFFAEDFRFARRVVKREKPLIFIGPSWRVIQELGDKINTKRLARSLGVPTVPGSDSPIYDELEAVELADSLFAFQREQGFQAPAIMVKASAGGGGMGIEEVNDPDEFRSVYRRIRNYAKRQFNDEGVLIEQRIYGFNHLEVQVVCERSGHKHVHFGTRNCSVQSSGNQKRIEVAPGFAPEEIHYIFNASGVLDSITEHSLSMARAVNYDNVGTWEWIVTPRGEPFLMEVNTRIQVENGVSAAISAIKGERNVDIVREQVRLGLGESLGYAQDDVDLSGAAIEYRIIAENPDNDFAPWVGTIEKFGWQDKEWLEVYTQVPTDRPYEIPTEFDPNLALAIVRGDNLEHAKERGVKFLKGLILQGQDRAGRKLESNISYLIDKSSGLLEF from the coding sequence GTGTACAAAGGTGAACATAAGGTCCTTATCGCCAACCGTGGTGAAATTGCTATCAGGATAGCCAAAGCCTGTCTGGAACTTAATCAGAATTTTATCTGCGTCTATACTGAGGCGGATAGTGAAAGCGGTCATGTGCGTTTTGCGCGGGATAATGGTGGCGAGAATAGTCTTTTTTGCATCAGTTCATACCGTGATGCCAATGAAATTTTCAGTGTTGCGGATCAAAGCGGAGCCTCGGCTATTCATCCGGGATACGGCTTTTTTGCAGAGGATTTCAGGTTTGCGCGTCGGGTGGTGAAGAGGGAAAAACCGCTGATATTTATCGGGCCGTCGTGGCGGGTAATTCAGGAATTGGGTGACAAGATAAATACAAAACGTCTTGCACGCAGTTTGGGAGTACCAACCGTTCCCGGGTCCGACAGTCCTATTTATGATGAACTTGAGGCTGTCGAGCTTGCCGACAGCCTTTTCGCTTTTCAGAGGGAGCAGGGATTTCAGGCCCCGGCCATCATGGTCAAGGCATCTGCCGGTGGCGGGGGGATGGGCATTGAAGAAGTCAACGATCCTGATGAATTCCGGTCCGTATACCGCCGTATTCGCAATTACGCCAAACGTCAGTTCAATGATGAAGGCGTGCTTATCGAGCAACGTATCTACGGTTTCAACCATCTTGAAGTTCAGGTTGTTTGTGAAAGGAGCGGGCATAAACATGTTCATTTCGGGACCCGAAACTGCTCGGTGCAGAGCAGTGGCAATCAGAAACGGATTGAAGTTGCCCCCGGATTCGCGCCTGAAGAGATTCACTATATTTTTAATGCGTCCGGGGTACTGGACAGCATAACTGAACATTCCCTGTCCATGGCCCGGGCCGTTAATTATGATAACGTGGGTACGTGGGAATGGATTGTTACCCCTCGCGGCGAGCCTTTTCTTATGGAGGTCAACACCCGTATTCAGGTTGAGAACGGAGTTTCCGCTGCGATCTCGGCAATTAAGGGTGAGCGCAATGTGGATATCGTGCGCGAGCAGGTTCGCCTCGGACTTGGCGAATCCTTGGGCTATGCTCAGGATGATGTCGATCTTTCCGGAGCAGCCATTGAGTACCGCATTATCGCCGAGAATCCGGATAATGATTTTGCCCCGTGGGTAGGTACCATTGAGAAATTCGGTTGGCAGGATAAGGAGTGGCTTGAGGTTTATACTCAGGTACCCACTGACCGTCCGTATGAAATCCCCACTGAATTCGACCCCAACCTAGCCTTGGCGATTGTCCGTGGAGATAATCTGGAGCACGCCAAGGAGCGTGGTGTTAAATTTTTAAAGGGCCTGATTCTGCAAGGGCAGGACCGGGCAGGACGTAAGCTTGAGTCCAATATTTCGTATTTGATTGATAAAAGTTCAGGTTTGTTGGAATTTTAG
- a CDS encoding purine-nucleoside phosphorylase: MTSPESIHTISRHILEKIDNFQTNATGIILGSGLSEAITKLDSAIEIPYSEIPGFPQSTVKGHSGSLIYGFMEGKPVLVFSGRFHIYEGYSAAEACTPVRVMGELGIKRIFITNAAGALNPQFDAGDLMLITDQINFTGHSPLTGPNNDEWGVRFPDMSKVYCDELRAIAVSAAKDKGVRLERGVYVQVTGPNLETPAETRMFKRLGADAVGMSTAIEAIAAVHMGIKVMGIACLTNKNLPDCMAETTHEAVIEQAAKSSAAMSTLIREIISRLD, translated from the coding sequence ATGACCTCCCCGGAATCTATACATACTATTAGCAGGCATATACTAGAAAAGATAGATAATTTTCAAACTAACGCCACCGGGATCATTCTCGGTTCCGGTCTCAGCGAAGCCATCACAAAGCTGGATTCGGCCATTGAAATTCCATACTCGGAAATACCGGGATTCCCGCAGTCCACAGTTAAGGGGCATTCCGGCAGTCTTATTTACGGATTTATGGAAGGAAAACCTGTACTTGTATTCAGCGGACGTTTCCATATTTACGAAGGATACAGCGCAGCAGAAGCCTGCACTCCGGTACGGGTTATGGGAGAGCTGGGCATAAAACGAATTTTCATTACGAACGCCGCCGGAGCACTCAATCCGCAATTTGATGCCGGCGACCTCATGCTGATCACCGACCAGATCAATTTCACAGGCCACTCCCCGCTCACCGGTCCCAACAACGACGAATGGGGAGTCCGCTTCCCGGATATGAGTAAAGTGTATTGTGATGAACTGCGTGCCATCGCCGTTTCTGCAGCCAAGGACAAAGGAGTGCGCCTTGAACGCGGTGTTTACGTACAGGTAACCGGTCCAAACCTTGAAACCCCGGCCGAAACCCGTATGTTCAAGAGACTGGGGGCCGATGCAGTAGGCATGTCCACCGCCATTGAGGCCATTGCCGCCGTGCATATGGGCATCAAGGTAATGGGGATTGCCTGCCTGACCAACAAAAACCTGCCGGACTGCATGGCTGAGACAACCCATGAAGCCGTGATCGAACAGGCAGCTAAATCTTCAGCAGCCATGTCCACCCTGATCAGAGAAATTATTTCCCGGCTGGATTGA
- a CDS encoding MotA/TolQ/ExbB proton channel family protein — MDFSTLIGMLVGLSLVVGAIFIGGAVDVFVNVPGMMIVIGGTLASICVAFPFEEVLQAMVAGFKAFSSRKVKVNEVVNIMVKVAEISRREGLIALENVQTENVVLRKSCQLIADNADPELIRATLQIEISAMKRRHKIAQDVYKRLAGLAPAFGMLGTLIGLVQMLSNLQDPASIGPAMAVAILTTFYGSLLATLLFIPIGAKLRARTLQEQLHLEIIFEGAKSILENNNPRLVYEKLSSFQAPKDRSGD; from the coding sequence ATGGATTTTTCCACTTTAATCGGGATGCTGGTCGGGCTTTCCCTTGTTGTCGGTGCTATCTTTATAGGTGGGGCTGTTGATGTATTTGTCAACGTTCCCGGTATGATGATTGTTATCGGCGGAACTTTGGCCTCTATCTGCGTTGCTTTTCCTTTTGAAGAAGTTCTGCAGGCCATGGTTGCAGGGTTCAAGGCCTTTTCTTCCAGAAAGGTCAAAGTAAACGAAGTAGTGAACATCATGGTTAAGGTTGCTGAAATCAGCCGCCGTGAAGGTTTAATCGCCCTTGAGAATGTCCAGACGGAAAACGTTGTTCTGCGCAAATCATGTCAGTTGATCGCGGATAACGCCGATCCTGAGCTTATCCGGGCTACTTTGCAGATTGAAATTTCAGCCATGAAAAGACGGCATAAAATCGCTCAGGACGTATACAAACGTCTCGCCGGTCTGGCACCTGCGTTTGGGATGCTCGGTACTCTGATCGGTCTGGTTCAGATGCTGTCCAACCTGCAGGATCCGGCATCCATCGGTCCTGCAATGGCTGTAGCAATCCTGACTACTTTTTACGGTTCCCTGCTGGCGACTCTGCTTTTTATTCCAATCGGAGCAAAGCTTAGGGCCAGAACTCTTCAGGAACAGCTGCATCTTGAAATTATTTTTGAGGGTGCCAAGTCCATTCTTGAGAATAATAACCCCCGTCTGGTTTACGAGAAACTTTCTTCGTTCCAGGCTCCCAAGGACAGATCCGGAGATTAA
- a CDS encoding carboxyl transferase domain-containing protein produces the protein MNIDKRIDALSERLNYIKDIFGNLENANISMLGSELDEFRGLRGTISSKDSLSKLARLEDLFSFLESKLEKELTPMDRVRIVRHPQRICLTDILENVYDNYTELGGLGEFSIDPSMLIAQAYITRRVGQKVVHQPVMVIGQEKGHGQEFRNGGSAKPWGNAKALHYMKVAQAEGIPIHTYIFTPGSYPIEDYPGAAQQIAKNIYEMGRIDVPIISVISEGGSGGAEAIGLADRRLMLSHGYYSVISPEGAAAIEANLKGGKRVDSVLIGNCARKLGITAEENLNMGYIDRVVKEPNLGAKPASYDFFRTLRSEVIRATNEVCISVKGLKLFRAMALKQKGPEEGEDVFMRWALSSRARSRLVEKRYEKFRNLSTSAYMDQRSLFLKMGAAVQGVAWSTKSLFVYNLVGRTVRAAKQGMEEIQAEAHLVKERTARLLTKNSAENGSAVKISSDVRDKLLCLSTSDQSPCFEEGRWKYSSPKCKDDRTFTCPNSATEGCLDLWAPDLFGDFAGVCSNCGHHFPMEYQWYLYNVFNYADGFEFNSGIESANPLGYEGFDLKLDEARKKTGLRSSCITFETRMDGINAVVICLAAPFRGGSVGAAEGEKIIRAAERAQRKQLPLIFYAHGTAGIRIQEGTNGVLQMPRCTMALRKYVDAGGLYLVIYDTNSYGGSVASFLGCSPYQFGIRSSKIGFAGPRVITETTGIPVPPNYHNAWNALARGHIQGIWDRREMGRNIGKALMTMGGRNLYYR, from the coding sequence ATGAATATCGATAAGCGCATTGACGCCCTTTCTGAAAGGCTCAACTATATTAAGGATATTTTCGGAAATCTCGAAAATGCCAATATTTCCATGCTCGGTTCAGAGCTGGATGAGTTCCGTGGTTTGCGCGGGACCATTTCAAGCAAAGATTCCCTGAGCAAGCTTGCCCGCCTAGAGGATCTGTTTTCCTTTCTCGAATCCAAGTTGGAAAAAGAGCTTACTCCCATGGACCGGGTGCGCATTGTTCGTCATCCGCAGCGCATCTGCCTGACCGATATTCTGGAAAATGTTTACGACAACTACACCGAGCTTGGCGGGCTGGGCGAGTTCAGTATTGACCCTTCCATGCTCATTGCTCAGGCCTACATTACCAGAAGGGTGGGGCAGAAAGTTGTCCACCAGCCGGTTATGGTTATTGGGCAGGAGAAAGGGCACGGGCAGGAATTCCGCAACGGCGGATCAGCCAAACCATGGGGTAATGCCAAGGCTTTGCATTACATGAAGGTTGCGCAGGCCGAGGGCATTCCTATCCATACCTATATTTTTACCCCCGGCTCATACCCTATCGAGGATTACCCTGGAGCGGCACAGCAGATAGCCAAAAATATTTATGAGATGGGCAGGATTGATGTGCCCATTATTTCCGTTATTTCCGAAGGTGGGTCCGGCGGAGCTGAAGCCATCGGTCTTGCCGACCGCAGGCTCATGCTTTCGCACGGGTATTACTCGGTAATTTCCCCGGAAGGAGCGGCGGCCATTGAAGCCAATCTCAAGGGCGGCAAACGGGTAGATAGTGTGCTGATCGGAAATTGTGCGCGCAAACTCGGTATTACTGCCGAGGAAAACCTGAATATGGGTTACATTGATCGCGTGGTGAAAGAACCTAATCTCGGGGCGAAGCCTGCCAGTTATGATTTTTTTCGCACCCTGCGTTCCGAGGTGATCCGGGCCACTAACGAAGTTTGTATTTCCGTGAAGGGGCTCAAACTTTTCCGGGCTATGGCTCTCAAGCAGAAGGGACCGGAAGAGGGTGAGGATGTCTTCATGCGCTGGGCCTTGAGCTCCCGTGCCCGTTCAAGGCTGGTTGAGAAGCGCTATGAGAAATTTCGTAACCTTTCCACATCTGCATACATGGACCAGCGCTCCTTGTTCCTGAAGATGGGGGCGGCTGTTCAGGGTGTGGCTTGGTCTACTAAATCGCTTTTTGTCTATAACCTTGTGGGGCGCACTGTGCGTGCTGCCAAACAGGGAATGGAAGAGATTCAGGCCGAGGCCCATCTTGTCAAGGAACGTACCGCAAGGCTTCTGACGAAAAACAGTGCAGAGAATGGCTCGGCGGTTAAAATTTCAAGCGATGTACGTGACAAACTACTTTGTCTTTCCACTTCTGACCAGTCTCCATGTTTTGAAGAAGGCCGCTGGAAATACAGTAGTCCCAAGTGCAAGGATGACCGTACTTTTACCTGCCCCAACTCAGCGACAGAGGGGTGCCTTGATCTCTGGGCGCCGGATTTGTTCGGAGATTTTGCCGGGGTCTGCAGTAATTGCGGGCACCATTTCCCGATGGAATATCAATGGTATCTGTACAATGTTTTCAACTATGCCGATGGTTTTGAATTCAACTCCGGCATTGAATCTGCCAACCCGCTGGGCTACGAAGGTTTTGATCTCAAGCTCGACGAAGCCCGCAAGAAAACCGGGCTGCGTTCTTCCTGCATAACTTTTGAAACCCGCATGGACGGGATCAATGCCGTGGTCATTTGCCTTGCTGCTCCGTTCAGGGGCGGTTCTGTGGGCGCGGCTGAAGGTGAAAAGATCATCCGTGCTGCTGAAAGGGCTCAGCGCAAGCAGCTGCCGCTTATTTTTTATGCTCATGGAACTGCCGGAATCCGTATTCAGGAAGGGACCAACGGGGTGCTTCAAATGCCTCGCTGTACCATGGCTTTGCGCAAGTATGTGGATGCCGGAGGCTTATATCTGGTGATCTACGATACCAATTCATATGGTGGTTCCGTGGCAAGTTTTCTGGGATGTTCACCTTATCAGTTCGGAATACGCTCTTCCAAGATCGGTTTTGCCGGCCCAAGGGTTATTACCGAAACGACCGGGATTCCCGTACCGCCTAATTATCACAATGCATGGAATGCACTTGCACGCGGACATATTCAGGGAATCTGGGATCGGCGCGAAATGGGCCGGAATATCGGTAAGGCGCTTATGACCATGGGTGGCCGTAATTTGTATTATAGATAA
- a CDS encoding flagellar motor protein MotB, translated as MDDELLKGSLLVEEEAEEDDSNEWITTFADLSMLLLVFFILLYSMSEIDAKKFDMTFQSVSKSISGKLQKIATSKVSREEAGAILNQVVTRRQIIKAQRKVFEDVKYLQTTKGVEGIMSAKFEDGKITIKLPSDVLFNPGQVQLSAKGQSAIKALKNFFISHPDQYINIKGYTDDTQPSSNSRLKDNWEISSLRAVNVLRYLMKLGIKPNRLTATGLGEMDPLVPNNSKRNRQRNRRVEFVLDKIMTGP; from the coding sequence ATGGATGATGAACTCCTGAAAGGTTCGTTGCTTGTGGAAGAAGAAGCTGAAGAGGATGATTCCAATGAGTGGATAACCACCTTCGCTGATTTATCCATGCTGTTGCTGGTTTTCTTTATCCTGCTTTATTCCATGTCCGAGATTGATGCTAAAAAGTTTGATATGACATTCCAGTCGGTCAGCAAATCCATCAGCGGGAAACTGCAGAAGATTGCTACCAGCAAGGTCTCCCGTGAGGAAGCCGGGGCCATTCTCAATCAGGTAGTTACCCGCAGACAGATTATCAAGGCTCAGCGGAAGGTCTTCGAAGATGTGAAATATCTCCAGACCACTAAAGGTGTGGAAGGGATCATGAGCGCCAAATTTGAGGATGGGAAAATCACTATCAAGCTGCCTTCTGATGTGCTTTTTAATCCCGGGCAGGTCCAGCTGAGTGCAAAAGGGCAGTCCGCTATAAAAGCCTTGAAGAACTTTTTTATCAGCCATCCTGATCAGTACATTAATATTAAAGGATATACTGATGATACTCAGCCCAGCAGTAATAGCAGGCTGAAAGACAACTGGGAAATTTCATCTTTGCGTGCGGTAAATGTGTTACGTTACCTTATGAAATTAGGAATTAAGCCGAATAGGCTTACCGCGACCGGGCTTGGGGAAATGGATCCCCTTGTCCCTAATAATTCGAAGCGGAACCGTCAACGTAACCGACGGGTCGAGTTTGTTCTGGATAAGATTATGACCGGACCTTAA
- a CDS encoding PilZ domain-containing protein yields the protein MDISFDSSSARGAFRTSLPGLALRIEGYPSTYSVKDFSVNGLAFSAGNDSFEVDQQFKVDFVLGKKELLTGLDIKVVRDIGKGLMGCIYVDLDKYQEARLDKLVLEVQKRMILLRKKKGAS from the coding sequence ATGGATATTTCATTCGATAGCAGTTCGGCAAGAGGAGCTTTCCGGACCAGTCTTCCCGGACTGGCTCTCAGGATTGAAGGTTATCCTTCCACTTATAGCGTGAAGGATTTCAGTGTTAACGGTCTGGCTTTTTCTGCCGGCAACGATAGTTTTGAGGTGGATCAGCAATTCAAGGTTGATTTTGTCCTCGGCAAAAAAGAACTTTTGACCGGACTTGATATCAAAGTGGTGCGTGATATCGGCAAAGGGTTGATGGGCTGTATTTATGTCGATCTGGATAAGTATCAGGAAGCACGTCTTGATAAGCTGGTTTTGGAAGTCCAGAAACGAATGATCCTGCTGCGCAAGAAAAAAGGCGCTTCCTGA